Genomic window (Mustela erminea isolate mMusErm1 chromosome X, mMusErm1.Pri, whole genome shotgun sequence):
cccactgagccacccaggcaccccaaatctgcAGTATCTTAAGATTACTTTAAATATGTGATGACTGTATGTGGTGAAATGCTTTCAGTAACTCCTAATTAGATAACATCCAGCTTGGGGAGAGCAAAAAAGTACTTTTTACTGGAGAAAATGTAATGAGAGGTTACCATCAACTTAAGGCAGCGTACCACCACTTTACAAACATAAAATTGCAGCTTTACAAAAATCCGAGTTAGTACTTACATTTGAATACACTAATTTTACATAGTTaaagtctttaattaaaaaaacaacagcaacaattcAATTGAAAGTTGACAAACAGGACAGAATTCCTTGCCAAAAATAGTCATTAAAAGCTAATGAATAGTTacagaatatattttacattgactttttttaaagtgaaattttcTCTTAAGGTCACAGGGTAAAAGGCACAAAATAGAAGCTATTAATTATGTTGTAATGTTGAATACTGGGTTTGGGTTGCTATTTTAATGGTATTTATTCTGTACGCTGTATCTATGTGGTCTGACATTCCTTTCCcttattctttagaattttttcaaGTAAGCACAATGccgtttttttaaaagattttatttacttatttggcagagagagagagtgagagaggtatcacaagtaggcaggcagagagaaaggggaggcaggctccctgctgagcagagagcctgatgtgggacttgatgccaggaccctgagatcctgacctgagcccaaggcagaggtttaacccactgagccacccaggtgcccccacaatgcCATTTTTAAACTATTCAATGATCACGCAAGAAGCAAAAGCACAGCACAGGAATATAATCTTTAttgtattcttaaataaaaacagagcagATAGCAAGTTCACGAGGtatatttattattcctttaaaatcagGCCTCAATAACAATAATCAAAAGCAAGCCTTAACCAAACAAATATTTTGGTCACTATTATAATCTTCAAGGGCACAAAAGCCAGCAGTGCAAAGTAAAAGAAAGGTAATGGCTATGAGAATTTTTGACGTGCCAAAAAACGTCTATCACCGCATGAAACtctttccttgtattttcttaatattcttcttaaacattgaaaaattatTCAGCAATATAGCAAACATGCACATAGTATTCCTACAAGAATACCATCACTCTCTTAATATTGTCAGTACTAATACTAAGCCTTTCTTTCCCCTCAAAATGCAATGAATCGTGGTTCCACTCCTTATGTATATTAGTGTTAGTGgtaatatgtaaaattttgttttccagcaTAAATAACCAGATTGACTTAGCGTTTGGTGACCAGTTGTCAGACCAACTATCTACCACCatctattttttcatcttttattttcttaataaatacagCTACATTTCATAAGCCCTGAGATATTCATTAACCTGCTAATGATTGTATACTTTTAATTTATACTTGACTCCACTCAATTTGAACCCCATGTAGTAAGTATTTAAATTACTTACAGATGGTTATAACTAAACCAATCAGAAAACTGACTATCTATAtagttacacagctagtaaggcCTTTAACTAATAGTtgcatattttatgcatttttttactTGGTAGGAGCAATTCTTAAACTGACAATACTCCATCAGCAATAGGtgcttttcattttgcttgtttcTATGTGGATAACcagattcattttcttcttgtaaaataattctttatttcttccccaaataTGTTAGCTGTCCAACTGAACAGGTGCCAAAGGTAACTTAGAATTCGCACAGTACATTGATAATTACAATGCTGAGAGAGAAATAAGCATATAATAAGGATCCCATACATGTCAGCTCTACGTGAAATGAGTCAGTGTAAGGCGGCTGTCAGTGTCATGTACTTTTTAGCACACACAGTCATGAACTTTGCCGAACTAGAGAATTCAGGTTACCAGATTTATTTGGCCCTCAAATGTAAATCCaagaattttaaacttaaaaaactgTTTCAACAATTctcagaaaaaagtaaataagtcgCTGATGGTTGCTACTATAGTAATAGTTGGTAGGGAAAAAAAGCCGAACAGAATTATTTCCTACTCAGTGATATATGTACAACTAagtgaagagaaaaaatgaaaaactaagaaGGGTTAGTTAGTTATTATTTTCTGCACATTTATCTTTGcagctttttttggggggggtcatATATTTATCCCTGTTAATTTCTCTGgatgaaagagaattttattaTCTGAATGGATTTTCCCATCTTCCTAGGTACATGCTGGTGAAAAGCCGGTGTAaatataagattatatttttatgtcatgccatatttgcttttgttttttgccaacaataaatttttcctatttaaataaTGCCAGATAGAATATGAGATAATCTGCCAACTCACTATGAGATTGCTTGCTTATAATATTCAGTTTTCATTGGTAGCTTTTGAAGCATATTGCACACTTGTCATCTAACACATTACTAAGTAACTACTACTCTTTTTAGAAAGGATACACTGACAAATTCTTAAGTTAATGGCTTTGGCCGAACATTTTTAGTCTGTTACAGGACAATAGCAATAGCGAAAACATTGACAATGCAGTTCATGGTTCGGTTCTCCCATCTTATGGTACAGGTtcctgaaacacacacaaaacgaGAACTCAGATGAAATATCAGCAAAATATTGAAATTGCGAgggaatatatatacacatttttcatcagttttaatatattatttcctgCAATCTGCTAAATCTTCACATTTCATCTCTCTCTGAAGACATACTTGTGGCTAGGTATAAAGCGATCCTATTGATAgccttttcaaaatttaattagaGATAAACGAGCATTTGATCATAAGTGCACTGTTTGACCCTGCCGGAAGTTGGATTCTGTATAAATCAGCTTAAGGTCTCTTACCGTCAGATGTAGTATCCCAAAAACATGAGCTGGCTGTGTGAAAGCCATAGGCACTCCTCTGGACCACTGCACAGGTCACTAAAAATAAAGTTGCAGCGTGAGAACactaacaaaggaaaagatatcTCAGATATCTGAGTGTTTGAGTTCAGAGCTCTACAAgctataaaaagaacagaaaacaaagctttcggcaaacagaaaaaaataagtcctCTTGATTATCTACCACCACAATTCTGACCCCACTGGATCCAGTCTGTTGCCCACTGCCATGACCACTGGTGATTATGCTGCAGGAAAAATCTGGGCCAAATCACGTGCCTCGTTCCCTGGGCATAATCCaaacacaaaaaatgaagaaaagattaCACTGTCTCAACAACTACCGTGTGGCTCTTTGCCATCCTATGTATGTGTGGGGAGGCACGGAGCTCCTGATGGGGTGACCGTAGGGCTGAGTGGGTCTCTGTGGAAGGCGGCAGCTGATACAAATGTAAAACGGGCTGCTGCCAAGGACAGGCAGGCGGCTGGCAGGAGCTCCAAGTGCTTCCAAGTAGTGAAAGCTCTCCATCTTTTAGGTATTACCAGATACTCTCGTTGGAGCAGTAAGCCAGAAGTCCTTCACATCCTATTAGAATCCAACTTGTCTATTACTCATTTACAGTCTCTAAGTTCAGAGAAGACCGTGAGGACAAAGGGGAGCAAATGAGGGAGGAAGGTCACTGATACTTACCAATATATTTATAAGCTTTTCCCAACTTAACCAGATGTGTCAAGGATTGCTCCACTATGCTTGCGGTCCACTGGTTGATGTTGTTCTGGTTATAATCTTCACCACCCAAGACCCCATCTATACACTAAAAGGGCAGAGGACAGTTAAAGACCTGTACAAACCACAGcaaaaatttattcaaaacaaaaaaaattaataaccccAAAAAGCATCTTAGAAAATAGGCTTCTGGTAAATACTTTATTATGTCCTGTCTCCAGCTGTTTTGGAATTTTCAGAGTGTTCCTGCGTGTATCATCTCACTCTATGAGATACTATGGGCCATATAAAGATCAACAGGACATGGCCTCTGTTGTAAAGAACTAGCAGAGAAGCtaataaaagaaatctgtaacacaAGAAAGACTAATCAGGATGATAAGCTATGTCATAAAAGGATTATGGAGGGGAGTGGAGATTAAAAAAGGGTGATATTAATTGGTTGAAGGTTGGCTTTGAAACAGCTGGGATTTGAAGAGGTTTCGGATACTAGAAATAAAGCAGGAGTCCAATTTAAAAAGCGAATTCTCATGtgtaaaaattacatttgttGATATTATgtaattactcagccataaagccACCACCTCCCGCCACTAAAAGTAAATGAACAAACACCACTTTTCAGGTGCCCCAGCACAAGACCGTTGAATAATTTTCCAGTGCTCACTCACATCCACCTCTGGATGGTTAAGGCCACTGGTTTAGCGTCACAATCTTAGGTAAGGTCACTTCTGCCACCTACTCACTGTGACCTTTTgcaagtgacttcacctctcgGAGCCCCTATTTTCCTAATCCTTAGAGATAAGATCCTCATCCGGTTACTGTGAAGATGGAGTGAGATGAATGTCAAGCGCTCAAGTCCAGTGACTGAGACAGAGTAAGCCCACATGAAACCTTACAGATCACCATCGTCACCCTTATCGCTGCTGCTGTTCTATTCCTTCCGGCGTTACTGAGATGTAACTGACCTATAACAGTGTGTAAGTtcaaggtgtacaatgtgatcaCCTGATGCACAGATACACTAGGAAATGATCACAATAAGGTCAGTTATGTAACATATCCATCCCTCCATGCAGTTACCACTTTGTGTCTTTGTGgtagaaacatttaaaatctactctcagCAGGCTTGGAGCATACAGTGCTGTGTTGTTAATTGCAGCCATCCTGCTATACTAAGGAGTTTGAACACATGAGTCTGAACTTGAAAAATATGGCAGGATCTTCAGGGGCCTGTCTAGCTTTCTCAGACCTCGGCTTGATCCTAGCTGTATAAGGCCAGCCCTGGGTGAGTTCTCGGTGAGCTTGTGCCCTAGAACATTCAGACAGGTGAGGCACTGTCTTAGGATGGACTGAGGAGGTGCTCAGTGCCCAGAAGGCAAGCCAACACAGCCCAGACTTAGAGGCAGGTAGGGCCTGCTAGGACACAGCCTCAGCCACCATACCTACAACACAAGGTTGCCTTCTAGGCCAGCTCAATTTCCCCCTGGGATTTGGCACAGTGAAAAATGACTCAGGACTATTAAAAGTGTTCATAAATACCTTACCCCACCGTGTAGTCTGTATGGTATACCACTAGAGTAATTCAAGTTTCTCTGCCAGAACTGATTCCCAAATAGAACTTCTTGTCTGTTTGCCTACTAGGAGGACCAGATTTCATGTTTCAAATACTTAAGGTTTTGATTTAGCATCATATCCGTGTCTATAAGATGGTAAgtgattattttttcaattaaatttggCTACAAAAGCATATTTCTAGCATCTTTTgacatatattttacatttagtttACCTGTATAAAAgcgtgtgtgtgtgacacacacacacacacacacacacacacacacacacacacacttttatagCATTAACATTTAAACTAATATTTGGCCTACCAGAATAAAACTTCTTTTATTCAAAAGACAGAACATCAGTTTTACAAAACAGCAAACTAGTTTTCTAGACTAATACTCCAATATCACTTTCAGAGTAAGCTCCAGGATGTCTGAGAGCATACAATAAAACAGCTTTCTAAGGCCCATCTCTGTGAAGCACCCCCATAAAAACcgagtaaatattaaaaatcttatttgaaTAGTAAGGTTTCTAACTTTGTACTGGAAGTCAAAAACAGagctttttaaagtttccatCAACGCAGGAAGCTTCAAGACCAACAAGACGTGTAACTCACCTCTTTAACAATATTGTGCGCTTCATCAGCATTGAAGCCAACCTAAGAGGGGGAAACAAAAGATACAGCTGCTTTCAACACAgacttcctttcatttctagCTGTGACGACACGCAGAATACCCTAGGCTGGCCTGGGCAGGTCTTAGTGACAGCAGACTGTAGTGGTAAGGGgagtcagttctttttttttttttttaagtttatttatttatttatttgagagacagagtgtgagacTGGAGAgttcagagggagagcagactcactgccaagcagggagcccgatgtgggactcgatcctgggactccaggatcatgacctgagccaaaggcagttgcttaaccaactgagccacccaggcgtcccgaggagGGGTCAGTTCTACACAGGCTGCTAATCCCACcgagaatacttttttttttttaagattttatttatttatttgacagagagagatcacaagtaggcagagaggcaggcaaagagagaggggaaagcaggctccccgctaagcagagagcccgatgtggggctcaatcccaggaccctgagatcatgacctgagccaaaggcagaggcttaacccactgagccacccaggcgccccccaccgaGAACACTTCTAAAGTTGTGGGATGCTTTCCCTACCAACCTCCCTCAAGATTTGATTCATAAGGACTGTGGCATAGCTTTGgcaatcacatttttttaaagagtgcttTACTGGTGATTTGATGGATGTCCTAGATTGAGAAGCTTTGTATTGTAAAGCTCAGGAAATAGCAGGAAGAGGATATAAAGAAAGAGGTATACACATACCTCAGTATATAGGAAAACACCACAGCAAGTAAGAATGAGGTGGTTCATGAGAAGAAACTGATTAATAGactgttttcaattttgttttttaaacttacatGGGACAAAAATGTGGCTTCTCTGAGTTAAAGGTTACAAAAATGCTTGATCTAAATTAATGTCACTTTACTACTGTAACAGGCCTGGCAAATTAGCCTTTGCTGTGAAATGGCTTGACAGAATTCTGAGTTAAAAGCAACTATTAATGACATCCAAGTGTCCTAGAGCAGGGAACCAGGCTATGTGACTAAGACTGCAGTCTAAACTCAAACTCTTTAGGTAATATGTGATTTGTTTCCATGGAGACGTTTTAGGTGCTTTATGACATCACCATTTTTGTAAATCTCACTGTGCAacttaaaattagttaaaaaaaaaacccatcctgGAAAAGTATCATTTTGAGtatagatttaaattattttcaactcATTTAATTACACCAGAGAACTCCCCAACAACAAAGGAATAAAACCCTAAACAATTAGAGTTGTGGAAACAGCTCTCACATTTTGACCCtctcataattatcattttaCCTTAAAATAAGGTTATTATCTATTTGCAAAAGTGGCCTATGAATGTCCATTTCACTTCAATGGGGAAGGGCACCAAAAAATCAGGTAGTACCAGGTGGCCATGGTAAcacatgtaattttatttcttttaaaatatatttaggaagTACTGCCATACAGAACTCTCTTAGGAGTCAGGAGACTAGCAGTTGTTGGGGGATATGTCTGTCTGAGAGTGAAACTGCTTGTGCCTCAACTTGTAAAATAAGACTACTTTCCCAGCAACCTACAAGTATGTCTGCTACCTGCATCACAAAAGTAATGAATTTAAGTGTGGTTGTAGCTTCAGCAGAATTCCACCTACAGACAAATGGATGGAAAGCCCTTTCCAGGGCTCTAATAACACACCATTTTCTGTGGCACCTCCTCCAGGTGCCTACTTTCATTTCACTGCATCATTCACCTGTGGCTGAACAGAAAATGTCTTTTGTCTATTCTGCCCTTCAGGCCTGTCAAAGGTTATGCTGGGATCCAAAAGGCCTTATCGTCCTAAAGGTTAAGTGAAGCCCGAGTTGTAGGTGTGTAGTcagaggcctgggttcaaataGAGCATGTCATCCCGGCCAGTTTTCACTTTGGGCAATTTACTTAGTCGCTATGAAAGTCAGAGTCCCCGTCAGTAACAGGAAGATAACTGACATCATGGGGTTCTGGTGAGGCGCCGGGAAGCCTGAGTCAGTAAGCAAGGGCTCCTAATCCATGAACCACCTCCTTCCAGCCCACCCAGGCCACAGTGCCACCGAGCGGCTCTGCCATCGGGGCCGCGCTCGCGAGGCTGCCGCACCTGCTTCGGGTACGCCAAGGGGCGGAGGAAACGGCCGGGCAGACAGGCTTCTAAGGCCAGTCTCAGACGGGCGGCGCCCGACACCCCATCCCCACCGACGCACCCCGAGTCCGGCCTTCCACCCCTCGGCCCCGATTCCCCGCCCAGCCCACGGTCTCCCAGTCGTCCCTGCCACCCGAACTCTCAGCCCACCCTCAGGGTCCCGGGGTCGGGGGCTAGGGCTAGGCCGGGCCGGGGACCGGAGCCAGGCCGGGCGGGGCGGGTCCCGgccagaaggggaggggaagacccGGGCCCGGAGGGAGCCGCACCCCTACTCCCGGGGCCGCCCCGGCGCCGGGAGACCACCCGGCCGAGACGCCCCGCcgaggcgggcggcggcgggggtcGCTCGCGGGCGGCCGAGGGGCGGTACCTCATCGCAGTGGCGGTGGTAGTCCTCCATGGTGGCGCCGACTCTCCCGGGGGGCGGAGCGGCGGGCGGGTCGAACTCCAAGGCAGCACTGGGGCCTCCAAGGTGGCTCCGCCTCCATTTATGTAGGGAGGCGGTCCCCATGAAGGCCCCGCCTTTGTGTCGTAACGGCGCCACCTTGTCGGTGGTGCGGGAGGGTTCTGCGCGACACCGTTTGCCTGCGACCTTCCTGGCTAACGGGCTGGTTGGTGAAGCGCAGGGgactgtgaccctgtgggtctgATGGGGTGACCTAGTGTTAGTACTCCGCAGTGTCGGCTGAGGGCCCACTGCTGTGTTTATGTATACGTATTATTTCGTCATCATCTAGCCAATAAACGCGGTTAATGTAACAGTGAACAAGCTACTGTGATTTCTTCACTCACTAGCTACATTACTTGCGTGAATTGACCTCCCACAGCCTCATATGAAAATTTAA
Coding sequences:
- the DYNLT3 gene encoding dynein light chain Tctex-type 3; translated protein: MGTASLHKWRRSHLGGPSAALEFDPPAAPPPGRVGATMEDYHRHCDEVGFNADEAHNIVKECIDGVLGGEDYNQNNINQWTASIVEQSLTHLVKLGKAYKYIVTCAVVQRSAYGFHTASSCFWDTTSDGTCTIRWENRTMNCIVNVFAIAIVL